The Novosphingobium kaempferiae genome includes a window with the following:
- a CDS encoding threonine ammonia-lyase produces the protein MDVTLADVETAARRLDGAVLRTPFLHSQTLSQLTGAEIWLKFENLQFTGSFKERGALNRLLTLGPDARRRGVVTVSAGNHAQGVALHARKLGIPAAILMPESTPTVKIKRTESFGATVRLVGRDFDEASASVAEFVRQGLTFIHPFDDPEIIAGQGTIGLELIAQGPTLDAVLVSVGGGGMIAGIASVFAALSPETQVIGVESELYPSMARATNRFNGPFVGGATIAEGIAVARPGVLPLEHVQRLVDDILVVPEAVIEDAVALLLQIEKTLCEGAGAAGLAAVLAHPERFRGKRIGLVLSGGNIDMRVLTAMLQRHLVRSGQLVRLRVPMLDNAGSLGPAASIIGDMGGNILEVTHDRIFDGASARSANAVFTVELPDSERNGLVLKALHEAGFAAAVVAAHAAE, from the coding sequence ATGGACGTGACGTTGGCGGACGTCGAGACGGCGGCGCGCAGGCTGGACGGGGCCGTCCTGCGCACCCCGTTCCTCCATTCACAGACGCTTTCGCAACTCACCGGCGCGGAGATCTGGCTGAAGTTCGAGAACCTGCAGTTCACCGGCTCCTTCAAGGAACGCGGCGCGCTCAATCGGCTGCTGACGCTGGGGCCGGACGCGCGGCGGCGCGGGGTCGTCACCGTATCGGCTGGCAACCATGCGCAAGGGGTGGCGCTGCACGCGCGCAAGCTGGGCATCCCGGCGGCTATCCTGATGCCCGAGAGCACGCCGACGGTGAAGATCAAGCGGACCGAAAGCTTCGGTGCGACGGTCCGGCTGGTCGGGCGCGACTTCGACGAGGCCAGCGCCAGCGTCGCCGAATTCGTGCGGCAGGGCCTGACCTTCATCCATCCCTTCGACGATCCCGAGATCATCGCCGGACAAGGCACCATCGGCCTCGAACTCATCGCGCAGGGGCCAACGCTCGACGCGGTGCTGGTCTCGGTCGGTGGTGGCGGGATGATCGCGGGCATCGCCTCCGTCTTCGCGGCGCTTTCACCCGAGACGCAGGTCATCGGCGTGGAGAGCGAACTCTACCCTTCGATGGCGCGGGCCACCAACCGCTTCAACGGCCCGTTCGTCGGCGGTGCGACCATCGCCGAGGGCATCGCGGTGGCGCGGCCCGGCGTGCTGCCGCTGGAGCACGTCCAGCGCCTCGTCGATGACATATTGGTGGTGCCCGAGGCCGTGATCGAGGACGCCGTGGCGCTGCTTCTCCAGATCGAGAAGACGCTGTGCGAAGGCGCGGGCGCGGCGGGCCTTGCCGCCGTCCTTGCCCATCCCGAGCGGTTCCGCGGCAAGCGCATCGGCCTCGTCCTCAGTGGCGGGAACATCGACATGCGCGTGCTGACGGCGATGCTGCAACGTCATCTGGTGCGCTCGGGACAGCTGGTGCGGCTGCGCGTGCCGATGCTCGACAACGCGGGATCGCTCGGCCCTGCCGCCTCGATCATCGGCGACATGGGCGGCAACATCCTGGAGGTGACGCACGACCGCATCTTCGACGGCGCCTCCGCCCGCTCGGCCAATGCGGTGTTCACCGTCGAACTGCCCGACAGCGAGCGCAACGGCCTCGTCCTCAAGGCCCTGCACGAAGCCGGCTTCGCCGCCGCCGTGGTCGCCGCCCATGCTGCGGAGTGA
- a CDS encoding amidohydrolase translates to MKTPALPLVSLIAALGLLAQTPAQAQSTPATTAAPDKAAALKTDVIAGVDKRAKLVQEMVDSIFSFGELAMQEVESSKYITAILEKNGFTVTRGSAGMPTAWTAVWKNGTGGPTIAVGSDIDGIPKANQKPGVARREPLVPGAPGHGEGHNSGQAVNVAAALAVKELMIRDKIPGTLKLWPGVAEEPVAAKAFFVRDGMFSDVDVVLFTHVASNLQTAWGQPQGTGGISVLYTFTGESAHSAGNPWRGRSALDAVELMDAGWNFRREHLRPEQRSHYVIKDGGDFPNVVPSTATVWYYFREQTFDNIRKNYQIGSKIADAAAMMTDTTVSSRIIGTAAPQHMNRPMAEAAYENIKLVGLPTWTPEEQAFAKQVQKLVGGDEDGLDTELKPLTPPDKEPKSGGSDDIGDVSWTRPTITVRFPSNIPNLPGHNWSNAITMATPIAHKGAVAGAKVMAMTMIDLLTKPELVAAAKSYFTDVQTKDTKYQPVLTNEKPYIEMNADIMAQFRPEMKKFYYDPKKYKTYLDQLGLSWPPAPEAVAAATPAIPAPASH, encoded by the coding sequence ATGAAGACGCCTGCCCTTCCGCTCGTTTCGCTGATCGCCGCGCTCGGCCTGCTCGCCCAGACCCCGGCGCAGGCGCAGAGCACGCCCGCCACCACAGCCGCCCCCGACAAGGCCGCCGCGCTCAAGACCGACGTCATCGCCGGCGTCGACAAGCGCGCCAAGCTGGTTCAGGAGATGGTGGATTCGATCTTCAGCTTCGGCGAACTCGCCATGCAGGAAGTCGAAAGCTCGAAGTACATCACCGCCATCCTCGAAAAGAACGGCTTCACCGTGACGCGCGGCTCCGCGGGGATGCCGACCGCGTGGACGGCGGTGTGGAAGAACGGCACAGGCGGCCCGACGATCGCGGTCGGCTCCGACATCGACGGTATCCCCAAGGCCAACCAGAAGCCCGGCGTCGCCCGGCGTGAGCCGCTCGTCCCCGGTGCTCCGGGCCATGGCGAGGGCCACAATTCCGGGCAGGCGGTCAACGTCGCGGCCGCGCTGGCGGTCAAGGAACTGATGATCCGCGACAAGATCCCCGGCACGCTCAAGCTCTGGCCCGGCGTCGCGGAAGAGCCGGTGGCAGCCAAGGCCTTCTTCGTGCGCGACGGCATGTTCTCCGACGTGGACGTGGTGCTGTTCACCCACGTCGCGTCCAACCTCCAGACCGCGTGGGGCCAGCCGCAGGGCACCGGCGGCATCTCGGTGCTCTACACCTTCACCGGCGAATCCGCGCACTCTGCGGGCAACCCGTGGCGCGGGCGCAGCGCGCTCGACGCGGTGGAACTGATGGACGCGGGCTGGAATTTCCGGCGCGAGCACCTGCGGCCCGAGCAGCGTTCGCACTACGTCATCAAGGACGGCGGCGACTTCCCGAACGTCGTGCCCTCCACCGCGACGGTCTGGTACTACTTCCGTGAACAGACCTTCGACAACATCCGCAAGAACTACCAGATCGGCAGCAAGATCGCCGATGCCGCCGCGATGATGACCGACACCACCGTGTCCAGCCGCATCATCGGCACCGCCGCGCCCCAGCACATGAACCGCCCGATGGCTGAGGCCGCCTACGAGAACATCAAGCTCGTCGGCCTGCCCACCTGGACGCCGGAGGAACAGGCTTTCGCCAAGCAGGTGCAGAAGCTGGTCGGCGGCGACGAGGACGGCCTCGACACCGAACTCAAGCCGCTCACCCCGCCCGACAAGGAGCCCAAGAGCGGCGGTTCGGACGACATCGGCGACGTTTCGTGGACCCGCCCGACGATCACCGTGCGCTTCCCCTCCAACATCCCGAACCTGCCCGGCCACAACTGGTCGAACGCGATCACCATGGCGACGCCGATCGCCCACAAGGGCGCGGTCGCGGGGGCGAAGGTCATGGCGATGACGATGATCGACCTGCTGACCAAACCCGAACTCGTCGCGGCGGCCAAGAGCTACTTCACCGACGTCCAGACCAAGGACACCAAGTACCAGCCGGTCCTGACGAACGAGAAGCCCTACATCGAGATGAACGCCGACATCATGGCCCAATTCCGGCCCGAGATGAAAAAGTTCTACTACGATCCGAAGAAGTACAAGACGTACCTCGACCAGCTCGGACTGTCATGGCCGCCTGCCCCCGAAGCGGTCGCCGCCGCAACCCCCGCCATTCCAGCCCCGGCCAGTCATTGA